One genomic window of Daphnia pulex isolate KAP4 chromosome 10, ASM2113471v1 includes the following:
- the LOC124205120 gene encoding WD repeat-containing protein 35-like: protein MFVYLSKKIAIPNSILLKCIAWDKENGYLACGGDDGLLKIVRLDSNQNQNVPNSIGQAQQQQSNLSANQTLEGHNGCVSIAVWNETSQKLTTSDQNGLIIVWVFFKGTWHEEMINNRNKSVVTGMTWNGDGQKICIVYEDGAVIVGSVDGNRLWGRDLKNVQLSQVDWSPDSKMILFGISNGEVHLYDSAGTFIMKLGLKAECNLVALKWFKYSIYPENPSLAILFTNGTLQLMKSDQDDNPILINTQLKPVDCQWNHDGTILAIAGRSSDSNPGPNQNSINFYTPLGKLIRTMKLPGNQIAGLSWEGHSLRLAFAIDSFIYLAQVKHDYMWTCFSNTLVYHFHKRNKPESYVMFWDTKNNERYVKQVRQFIGTASCGDHCVLATRLDDEEIQISTQCDFGLILCNALGTPVDSKYVSLEPRLVAMTSSHVITASDRSFMLWHYRTPRSQTTIDLAGIKRENKEKIYSIETFLSGEHSLSCVTARDNVLIFGTDSRKLLGFNLSSTTVQFVSDIQLNFEPVKMSLNSNCTKLAILDHNGILHILQLEVDGASFTLGSVLSFERRDVWDLCWAMDNPELFALMEKTRMYIFRNLEPEEPVVCSAYLCHFKDLEIFAVSLGDVLKDPENPSKDDLVAMETKSLRDTRHLLEKVGTNEAYQFVEENSHPRLWRLLAESALQQYDLQAAESAFVRCADFASLQLLHRLKNLPTGSALVKAEVAAYFHKFDDAESIYIENDRRDLAMALRRKLGDWARVSELQNAATSTDLENKSTYNQMGNFFGDRHQYTQASRYYKLAENNEKLVDCYYNMEDYENLEKLVDSLEERDPLISKIASMFTSVGLCQQAVQCYLKCNQMKAALDTCVTLHQWNMAVELSRQIQVPEIASRLVSHADRLLEHGKISDAVELFRKANCHKEASNLLFQVGEQAIKKWNDPLKIKKLFVLAALLTEEAKNVTTQNSLTMERVSKFLDAPWRPAEAWHYFILAQQQFQQGKLVAVMATSVKLQDYTDILDEETVFSMLALASALNKCFNVCSKAFTCLESIPSLSPADRESYSLLALDIFTKYPPKDGRSSQIECPHCATDIQDWSNNCPECNNRFSSCVATGRPLMDTSLIWTCRVCKHSAAEHDVLTRNSCPLCHSPI from the exons ATGTTTGTCTACctcagtaaaaaaattgctattCCAAACAGCATTTTGTTAAAATGCATTGCCTGggacaaagaaaatggatattTAGCTTGTGGGGGCGACGATGGTCTCTTGAAAATTGTTCGGTTGGATTCCAATCAGAATCAGAATGTACCTAATTCAATTGGTcaagcccaacaacaacagtccaATCTTTCTGCAAATCAAACCTTAGAAGGGCACAATGGATGTGTGAGCATTGCAGTGTGGAATGAAACTAGCCAGAAGTTGACAACCAGTGACCAGAATGGCTTGATAATCGTCTGGGTTTTCTTTAAAG GAACCTGGCACGAAGAAATGATAAACAATAGAAACAAGTCTGTGGTAACAGGAATGACATGGAATGGTGATGGCCAAAAAATCTGCATTGTTTACGAAGATGGTGCTGTTATTGTAGGAAGTGTCGATGGTAACCGTTTATGGGGACGTGACCTGAAGAATGTCCAACTTAGTCAAGTTGACTGGTCACCAGACTCAAAAATGATATTATTTGGAATAAGCAATGGGGAAGTACACCTTTATGACAGTGCAGGGACATTCATA ATGAAACTCGGTTTGAAGGCAGAGTGTAACCTGGTTGCGCTGAAATGGTTCAAGTATTCCATCTACCCAGAAAATCCATCTTTAGCAATTTTATTTACCAACGGCACTCTACAATTGATGAAAAGCGACCAAGATGACAACcctattttaattaatactCAACTTAAACCAGTTGACTGCCAGTGGAATCATGATGGCACAATATTAGCTATTGCCGGCCGTTCATCTGATTCAAATCCTGGACCGAACCAGAACAGCATCAATTTTTATACTCCTCTCGGAAAATTAATTAGGACCATGAAGTTACCAGGAAACCAAATTGCTGGTTTAAGCTGGGAAGGTCACTCTCTCCGTCTAGCTTTTGCCATAGATTCGTTCATCTACTTGGCTCAGGTCAAACATGACTACATGTGGACTTGCTTTTCTAATACCCTAGTTTATCATTTCCACAAAAGGAATAAGCCAGAGAGCTATGTCATGTTCTGGGATACCAAAAATAATGAG CGTTACGTGAAACAAGTTCGTCAGTTTATTGGTACTGCTTCCTGTGGAGATCACTGCGTTCTAGCTACCCGACTTGACGATGAAGAGATTCAGATAAGCACTCAGTGTGACTTCGGACTTATCCTCTGCAACGCATTAGGCACTCCTGTCGACAGCAAATATGTCAGTTTGGAACCACGTTTGGTGGCAATGACTTCCAGTCACGTCATCACTGCTTCTGATAGAAGCTTCATGCTTTGGCATTATCGTACACCACGATCTCAAACTACGATAGACCTAGCAG gcaTCAAgcgagaaaacaaagaaaaaatctacaGTATAGAGACGTTTTTGAGCGGTGAACATTCCTTATCGTGCGTCACAGCTCGAGACAATGTGTTAATTTTTGGAACCGACTCCCGCAAATTGCTAGGATTCAATCTCAGCTCAACGACTGTCCAATTTGTCAGTGATATTCAGCTGAATTTCGAACCAGTGAAAATGTCTCTCAATTCCAATTGCAC GAAACTGGCAATTTTAGATCACAACGGAATATTGCATATTCTCCAACTGGAAGTCGACGGGGCATCCTTTACACTTGGCAGCGTTTTGTC GTTTGAACGACGAGATGTATGGGACTTGTGTTGGGCAATGGACAACCCTGAACTATTTGCGTTGATGGAGAAAACACGCATGTACATATTTCGCAATTTAGAACCTGAAGAACCGGTTGTCTGTTCCGCATATCTTTGCCATTTCAAG gaTTTAGAAATTTTCGCCGTTTCACTTGGAGATGTGTTGAAAGATCCTGAAAACCCTTCGAAAGATGATTTAGTTGCGATGGAAACTAAATCTTTAAGGGATACTAGGCACCTTCTGGAGAAAGTAGGAACAAACGAAGCCTATCAGTTTGTAGAAGAAAATTCTCACCCGCGGTTGTGGAGACTTCTCGCGGAATCAGCTCTTCAGCAATATG atttaCAAGCAGCCGAATCTGCCTTTGTGCGATGTGCTGATTTTGCTTCGTTGCAGTTGTTGCACCGGCTGAAAAATCTCCCCACTGGATCTGCATTGGTTAAAGCAGAAGTGGCAGCTTActttcacaaatttgacgaTGCTGAAAGTATCTACATAGAAAACGACAGGAG AGACTTGGCTATGGCACTCCGCCGCAAACTAGGTGACTGGGCGCGAGTTTCCGAATTGCAGAACGCAGCCACTTCGACTGATTTAGAGAACAAGTCCACTTACAATCAGATGGGCAACTTCTTTGGCGATCGTCATCAATACACCCAAGCCTCTCGCTATTACAAGTTGGCCGAGAACAATGAAAAGTTGGTTGACTGCTACTACAACATGGAAGACTACGAGAATTTGGAAAAGTTGGTAGACTCGTTGGAGGAAAGGGATCCTCTTATTTCGAAAATCGCCTCCATGTTCACTTCGGTTGGGCTGTGTCAGCAAGCTGTTCAATGCTACCTAAAA TGCAATCAAATGAAAGCAGCGCTGGACACCTGCGTTACACTTCACCAATGGAATATGGCAGTTGAACTTTCTCGGCAAATTCAGGTCCCGGAAATAGCTTCACGTTTGGTTTCTCATGCCGATCGACTTCTAGAGCACGGGAAGATATCTGACGCTGTGGAACTCTTTCGCAAAGCCAACTGCCACAAAGAAGCCTCCAACTTATTGTTTCAG GTTGGCGAGcaagcaattaaaaaatggaacgatcctttgaaaatcaaaaagttgtttgttCTGGCTGCCTTGCTTACCGAAGAGGCTAAAAACGTCACCACTCAAAATTCACTCACAATGGAACGCGTTTCAAAGTTTCTAGATGCTCCTTGGCGTCCAGCGGAAGCTTGGCACTACTTCATACTAGCTCAGCAGCAGTTCCAGCAAGGCAAACTCGTCGCTGTCATGGCCACCTCTGTCAAGCTACAGGATTACACCGATATCCTTGACGAAGAGACCGTGTTCTCAATGTTGGCCCTGGCTAGCGCTCTCAACAAGTGTTTCAACGTTTGTTCAAAAGCTTTCACTTGCCTGGAATCCATTCCTTCT TTAAGTCCAGCCGACCGCGAGAGTTACAGCCTCTTGGCATTGGATATTTTCACCAAATATCCACCCAAAGATGGTCGATCTAGCCAGATTGAATGCCCCCACTGCGCAACTGATATTCAAGACTG GTCGAATAACTGCCCGGAATGCAACAATCGATTCTCAAGTTGCGTGGCTACAGGGAGACCTTTAATGGATACTTCG